TTTGGTGCTTCATTTGATTTTCCTGTTGATGCCAATCCTATAGTTAAAATTCAGCATGTGTGAATTTTTGTATTGACTACATTGTTCTAATGTCATTGCTTTACTTTTATGCTCAATTTGGACTGTACCTTGAGGTAGTTTCTGTCCTTTCGCTGCGTCTGGCACTTTGATTTAAGTGTTTTTGGAGGATTTCTCTGTTGACTGTTATGACTGTATCTCATTTTTCTTTGTATTGAGATATAGGGGGTAGTTTATTGGCAACCACCCAAGCAGGCATTGGATAAAGTAAAAGAACTTGTATGGGAGCCTTCAACTAGTCGGTATGGTGCTGACGAAGGTCTTCCTGAGCTTAGGGAGGCATTGATTAAAAAGGTGTGCACTGTTAAGTTCATAGATCTTTTTCCACTTGAAAATGTAGGTTGTCTCTCTGAGTCAAGATTTGATGCCTGATAACTGACACTAAACAGTGCCAGAGTAGCTTGAATGAGACTAATTGTTTGGTGcatttaaaattgaaaatattgttcAATTCCATTGTCATTTCTCAGAATTATGACACTCTGAACTGGGGTACTGGGATTGGGGGTGTTTCTTGGTTAGTTGAGAATGGAATAACGTTGTATTCTATTCATCAGAAACGCATGAAAATCTCTTTTACATGACAAAAACATCAATTTCAGCAATTATTAAGCAATTTGCAAATTGATATGGGATCTGAAAGTTGAAACTCTTTAGGACAAAACCTTTTATCTTTATCACATCTAATATTTTGTGGTATAGATTGGAAGTATGGTTGATTTCCAGGTTAAACATTAGTTGTGTGTTTCTTATTAATAAATTGTCATTATATttagttcaaaaaaaaaaaaaactgcattgGCTTGGGGTGTGTTTGCCCAGTGCCTCAATGGATTGTTCAATTCAGTTCAGCTAACAATTGCTTTAATTTTAGAAAGCTTTAGCCTGAGCCTGGAGTTCTGACATTATTTGTCTTATTCAACTCCTCTAATCATTGTCCCAGGAAAATATGGGATTTGGTGCAGCTATCCACCTATTCTAGGGTGTATTTTCATTAATCTTTTTTTCTACCTTGGTCACATTTTTATAGCATTCTTTCTATTTGTAGCCTCAGCTTGAACCTTATCAGTTCTTCCTGATGCTGTTATTGGCCTTTGTTGCATATGATAAAGTCTTGTTAGcctattttatttcttttcctgCTTGATCTGTGCAGCTGAATTTCTCACAAATGCATATATTTATGTTGTCTTTGTTATTTCACTTTTTTTGGTATTTGACAGACTTCTACCATGAGTTGGAATTTTTCCAGCACTGATATTTTTAACATGCCTTGAGGCACAGTTTTGGTGGCAAATGGTTGGGTGGGATGTGAGAAATTAGGTTTtgaatcataaaaataaataaaaatagaaataatattcCTGACTATGAGCATCAATTGGTATTGTCTCAAATATTTATGTGcacttattatttttatttttatttttcagttgcaccaagaaaATAAGCTATACAAATCTTCAGTGATGGTTACCGCTGGCGCAAATCAGGTGATCTGGACTGCATTCTGTTATTTGCATTATTTAGCCTacaggtatttaaaaaaaaaaaaatgtatccaAATTACCAAGCTGGTTCTTGAAACTCAGTGAATGTAGTAAACTTTTAGGTTTTGTGTTCTTTGGGCAGCAAATTATACTGGAAGAACTCCTACATGTTGTGGGAGACTACTACATAGAGAGTGGATATATCAGAAGTATCAAATActcaattcaaatttttaaatgttttttaaaaCCGAGTATCAACTTGTCTTGATGGCAGGCATTTGTGAATCTTGTTCTTACATTGTGTGATGCGGAGGATTCTGTGATTATGTTTGCACCATATTACTTCAACGCATACATGTCCTTTCAAATGACGGGCATTACTAACATATTGGTGGGCCCTGGTCACCCAAAGACGCTTCATCCAGATGCAGGTGAGGGGCGCTTGAAACATTTGAGCATATGAATCTTGTACGATACTCTGGTTCTTACTTGAAAGTGCATGCTATTAATGCAGAAAAAAATTTCCATGTAGGCCAAATTGTGTGTTTAAGAGTCTTGTCAAATTTGAAAAACTTTTGGTTTTGACAGCCTTCAGTCTTCTTTTGTCAGAATGAAACTAAGGAATATCCCTTCAAGAATTTTTTAGTTCTATTGGTGCTAATTGACATTTTGTTCTTGGGGTGATATCTTTTGAGTCTAACAtttcttaaaatttattttttgaatgaaagaTTTCTCAGTTATTGTTATAAGCAATAGTAATTTGGTTTGTTAGGCTTAAATTACTTGATATGTTATTGTACAAATGATTGCTTAATACAGCAAATAATGCATTGTTATTAAAGGAGTACTGATGAATTGCTATCTTTGACCTAAGGAGTACTTCATCTGGCATTTTGAATTCTTATTAAGTTGTGTGTCTTCATAGGCATCATTTATCAGTATTCTCTCGATTTTCAGACTGGTTAGAGAAGACATTATTGGAAACTAAACCAACCCCAAAGCTTGTTACTGTTGTTAACCCTGGCAACCCATCTGGGACCTACATTCCAGTGCCTCTTCTCAAGGTCtctctatctttctctctctctctctctctctctctctccatgttgCACGTATGTTAccttctaaaatatttttaaaaaatggtgtGTTAATCAGGTATTTAGAACAACTTGTTCAATTTTATTGTTTTCTGTTTCTCTTGAATTTTCTGATCAGCTACTTTCTTCCTCTTAAATAGAGGATTTCAGATCTCTGCAAGGATGCTGGATCCTGGCTTGTTGTAGATAATACATATGAGTAAGTCTGTTATGCCTTTATTCTAGATGTAAAAACTAGAATATTAATTGCTCATGATGATTTCTTTACTATGGTTGAAAAAATTCCTATTGACTTTTTGGAAGAAGCTATAATAATTTTGTACAGTTATTCAATGCATTCTTACTGAGACTATatgaattttcaaaaagaaatagGCCCATGTTAAAGCTTATTGTTGTTTAGTGTTGTAATATAAGGCTGTTaatttgttccttttttttttcctttctttttgttAGGCCCTGGGGGGAGGAGAAGTGGTTTGACTTTGTCAGCCTGAGTTTCCTTTCTTTTTTGTATACTAGTAAAAAAATGTCACATGCAATGCATGCGTAATAAGTAGGACGTAACTCTTAAAATACACTTATGTTTGTTCCGTACGCAAGAATGGAATGGATGGAATGGAATTGGTCttcataattttatatttttcatataaattttcattccattcgaCTCCCAATTAATTCCTATTGGAATAGGTACCTTTTAGAGAGCGAAAAGAATTCTCCTATGGAAAGAGATAActcttaaaagaaaattttaaagagTAAGGATAAAGTTGTAAGATTAAAATAGGGATGATTTTGAGAAGCtttgaaacttttctaaaataGAGAGAGATGTTAATGTTGTGTCCTCATAAACACTACCTGCCTTTCAAGAAAGGAAAAGACATCTATTATGAATAGGATATCTCTTATGAAGAGGGTACCTCTTATAAAGGAGATAACTCTTAAGAGACATCTATTGTGAATAGGATATCTAGAACTAAATAactctttaaaaattcatattgcAGTAGGTACCTTTAAGAAGTTTAATAGGCAGAAGCACATAACTTTTTAGAGACACCTACTGAAATAGATATCTTTTAGAGGGTGAATAGGTATCTGTTATtggaaaaaagataaaattatcagaTTAAAATGGGGGTACTTTTGACAAGTTTTGGAACTTCTATAAAATAGAGTAAGAAGAAGAAAGGGGgggagcgagagagagagagatatgatgTTAGTGTTGTGTTCTTATGTGTTAATGTGTAAACACTATCTCTTTACATAGGTTTAAAGACATTCTTCCATGAAAGGAGACATCTTGTAGAAGATACATCTAATATGAGTAGGTATCTAGAAGGAGATTACCCTTAAAAAGGCACCTATTTGAATAAGAATGGAAGGATAAACTCTTAATTAAAAGCACCTATAGAAATAGGCATCTTTTACATAGCAAGGATGAAATTGTAAAATTAAATTAGGGGTAATTTTGAGAAGTTTTGGAACTTCTCTAAATAACGGAAAAAAAGAAAACAGAGTGAGAGGAGATGATGTTATTATTGTGTTCTTTTGTGATAACATATAAAAACTCATTTCTGATATAGAGGAAGAGACACGATTTCATGAAAGAAGGCATCTCTTAGAAGAAATTATTATGACTAGGGTAGTGTTATGAAAGGAGAGCTCTTAGAAGACACATATTGGGATAGATACCTTTTAGAGATTAAGGATAAAATTGGAAGATTAGAATAGGGGTGATTTTGAGAAGTTCTGTTACTTCTCTATaatagagaaaggaagagaaaaagGAGATGATGTTATTTTTGTGTTCTTCTTTATTAAATGAGTAAACTCTCCTTATGTGGAGATAGAGACACCCTTTTATGAAAGGAGACATGTTTGACACATCTATTATGTATAGGGTATTTTTTTATGGAAGGAGATAGCTGTTAAAAGACACATATTGGAACAGATAACTTTTAGAGCGTAGACAGGAATCTCTTATGAAAGGCGATGCATCATTtggtgtttaattttttaataaaaataaatatttaaaaaggCACCCCAGAAAACACTCAccttttccttgtttttttttatatgtagTAGGAGATacttgtttcttttttctttctttattttactTGTTTTTTTTCCGATTTTCTGTTAGGAAGGTTTCTTATCCTTGTGTATTCTTCCTTCTCTTCATAAAGTTACTTTCTCTATCacccattcccccccccccccctccctaaAAAAAAGGGGAATGAAAAATCTTGAACTTATAACATGGTAGAAGTGTTCATGGTTTATTAGAAGAACTCTGTTCATCTTTTGTTACCTTGACAAGTTACTAGATGCTAGAAAGTAcgaattttaaaaatgttttctatGCATATTAGCCCGTGTGTGAACATTTCCATGATAAATTAGTAGTAACACATTTTTTGTAGAAAATAAGGCATGGGAAATTAAGATGATTTGGGCACTTGCCATGTTGATCATAAAATGTACTTGTTTTAGAGAGTTCTTTAAGTGATATTAGGTGCAATAATATGAATTGATGTAGTAATCAGGGATTTGATGGTACGCCAACTTTCAGAGGATGTTGCTCTAAATTGAGTAGAATCGCAGAAATTGAACCCAACCTACTGGCACTTGAAGCTTTGTTGTTGTATTGGCTCATTTGTGGTCAGCTATTTGAGGTTGATTATTTTCAAAGTACCTAGTTGGAGATTGTCTGATATGAGGAAACTAGCATCTTTGTGCAAGATATTTTGGACTGGGGAACAAGAAAAGGGGAAGTAAGGTcgaaataaagggaaaaaaatgaGAATTAATATTCCCTGAAAAACATGGAATGTAGATGAATCTGTGAAGCATTTGAAATAGAAAAGAGTTCAGCTGACATTAAAAGGAAAGCATTTTAATGAAGCTTTGTAGTATCAACATAGTCAAAGATGGTCATATCTAATTGAATGAGGTTCCTAAGGTCAATTGGTACCTAGATATATTAGTGTAAATACGTTTGGACATTACTGTGAACTagagttataaaaatttaaagaaaCAGTTTTTTTGGATACACTATTTATGTATAAAAGTATGTGTATAAAATATCTGATATGTAGCACCATAAAAATGTGAAATTCTTAGATTAGATGTAGAGGGATTTTAACAACTTCATGTCCTCATGTCTTTTTATCTAGTTTTCTTGATTAATATTTCTGTTGTGTTTTGCTAGTGTTCCTTTGGATGATcccaaatcaatttttaaataagTAGATGCCTACATAGAGTGTGCAGCTAGGAAACGGGGACACATTTGGAAGCCTGAAGTGTCAATGCCTGACATGTGTTGGATATTGACACCTGCCTGAGACATACCCAACATGTATTGGaaattatttagtttatttttatttttggacttGAAATGCTTCCTAACATGGCAAGGACACTTTCAAGACACTAATTGCACCAAAATGCTGCATTTTTGTTGCCCCTTTAATTCTGTTAACAAAACCCAAAATAAATAAGGATGGGTCAAGCGATTGAGAGTCAAGTTTTTTGACATTGGAGTGGTTGGATGTTCAAGCCCTAGCACCACTATACCAGCCTTGTACAGCACTGTTTGACCTCCCAACCCCCAAACCCCCCCCTCTGTAAATTCATCGCCATTTTGTCActctttgttaatttttttttatcttcttttttaatttcttgaGCGACAGCCATTGCCCACCATCAGCCATGCCTTGAGTTGTTTTTTTGTTGCTCAACCaaaattctataatatgaatCTAGTTGATTATTGTATAATATGAATCTTTGTTAAtcttttttttatcttcttttttaatttcttgaGCGATAGCCATTGCCCACCATCAGCCATGCCCTGAGTTGTTTTTTTGTTGCTCAACCaaaattctataatatgaatCTAGTTGATTATTGTATAATATGAATCTAGTTTGTAAAATGTGTAATTGATAATTTTGCATGAATGGTGCTTATATTTcgttttaaataaaaaatagccAAATATTTGTTATATCTAGAAGGAAAAACGTGAttgaatatatataattaatgtATCCTGACGTGTCGTATCCACATTATTTTGAAATTGTCATATTGCCGTTCAGTGTCGCATCGTATCCATGTCTCATGTCGATATTGGTGCTTCTGAGGTGTGCAGTCTGATGCAAGATGTCGCTTCCTGTGATTTTGCTCGACACTATTTGTGTCATGCAGATGAAGGTGTGATGCAATGATTTGTCAAGCATCAGTCATTATATTGATTGATGCATAACAAATATATAAGAAATGTATGACTAGATTGTCAAATTACCAACAGGAATTTgcaaggttgctcctttgtgaccagtTGGACACaggtttgagtccaaggaaacagcctctctccATAATGAACAAGGGGTAAGGCTACATACATTGTGACAGCCCTCCCCCTTCCCCAACAAAGCAGGGAACCTTGTAGCCAGGGGATGTGCTCCACCCTCCCCTTCCCactctttctttttaaaattagggtgctttgttggttcagttgTGATATAGAGGGTAATTTGCTGATAATGATCGATTCGTCACATGTTTCTTTCAAGAATGTATTTGTATTGGTTCCTTCACTGTCCACTCTTGAAGCATAGTGTGTAACGGAGTCTTAGTGATCATATTTGCAGGTACTTCATGTATGATGGTTTGAAGCATTCATGCATGGAAGGTGATCACATAGTCAATGTTTTTTCGTTCTCAAAAGCCTATGGGATGATGGGATGGCGAGTTGGATATGTAAGTAATACTTGGTGCTTCATATGTAAATTGTAATGAGTAATTGATTTATTTGGTAAAAAATATGATAAATTGTTTCCTGTTGATTAGAACCAATTATGATGACTTGAAATAATTATGAATTTGGCATTCTCTCTGCTGATTGAGTGATAGTAAACTTTACATTTGCAAATTGTTTTTATCTCCCATGTTGAATTGTTTAGAAATGATTAGAAATGTTGCAAAAGATTTCATGCGACACATGGGGAGAAGACTTCCTTGAGTTGACTTGAGTGGTTTTAATATAGCAAAAATTTTCTAGATTCATTAGCAGGGTTCCTAGAGTGAACTGTTGGTTTCATTTCTCCATTTATGGTGACTGAGCACATGGGGAGCCTTCAGAAAACCAAAAAACATGCTACGTAGAAACAGATTTGATCAGAAATTGTAAAGCCTTCATTTAAACTCTCAATAATGTGAAAATCAGGTTCAATAATGTGAAAATCAGGCTCTTAACTGCTCATAAAACTCAACAATGATGTCAGGACCGATTAAGTTTGCTGATTGAACAGGATTTTCCAGTACTTAATTTGTAAACAGAAATTTAACTATACTTTCTGTCAATTTTCCATATGCACGCAGATAGCATACCCAACAGATGTGGAGGGCCTTGGAGCTCAACTCCTCAAAGTCCAAGACAACATACCCATATGTGCCTCGATAATCTCACAGAGGCTGGCTCTCTACTCCTTAGAAACAGGACCTGAATGGGTCACTGAACAAGTGAAAGACCTCGTCAAGAACAGAACCCTTCTTTTAGAAGCACTTTCACCTTTGGGAAATGATGCTGTGAAAGGAGGAGAAGGTGCAATTTACTTGTGGGCAAAGCTTCCAGAAAAATATCGGGATGACTTTGAAGTTGTTTACTGGCTCGCTCGGAGGCATGGGGTGGTCGTGATACCAGGAAGTGCGAGTGGTGGTCCGGGTTACATTAGAATCTCCTTTGGCGGGTTGAAAGAGGATGACTGTAGGGCTGCTGCAGAGAGGTTGAGGAGAGGATTAGGAGAACTGGTGAGAGATGGGATGGTGCAGTAGCTGTTTGTCTGACATTTAATTCAGTATTGGAATTTCATTCCTTAAATAATTGGGGGGTTCCTGCATTTGGAAAGTACACTGAAATTAGTATATTTGTGTCAATTATGTAAAGTGAATTTGGCACTTTCCTCTGGTGCCTGTATACCATTCACTTCTTTGTGAAATAAATGCAAAAGAACTTGTGTTTCTGCGTTTGAAGTTCCTTGTTTTGAGGTAACTGATGAAACTCTGGTTGGCGAGGGTGATGAAAGTTCTCATTCTTTTGTCCGTTTGGAGGTGATCTTATTGTCGCTTTGAAATGAGTTTTGTATTTTAGGCACAGAGAAATCACTTGTTTGGAAATTTTGTGCCTGGGAATATTATGTCCTTTCTTCGAAAATTTAGGATTTTCAAGAAATGGGTATTCTCGATTATCCATAATCATGTTTTATGGGCTTATTATCCAAAAGTTAAAGAATTTTCaaacattatttaaaaaaaaaccttCCGGCAAAAGTTATGAATGCAAGAAGGATTCAAGTGTTTTAAAAGAAATGTCAAACATTTTTCTTGCCTGTGTTGGACTCCTCCATTGTCTCAATCCTAACTTTTGTTCTTAAAAACAGTGAGTTCTGTACTGCGAGCACACTGTGCTCACAACTACTACTCCAAAATTACTCTGGATTGTATGCCACACAATAGAGAATGGGTGAAGATGTAGTTTTTTGGATGATGAttttctccaaattttacaatttataatatttttattttattttaaacttgcacaataatttaattttactttattttatgtTATTCGAAACTATCTAGCACCGCATTTGGGAGTATGGAGTGCTAATAATACACTTACCTGATCTAGGGAACCCCTAGTTTGTTTATATTGTCAttgttttaattttcattttttctctcttGTTGAGGTTTGAAATTAAGATCTCTCTGTCTTGATCCAGAACAAGGTGGAAAGCTTGATTACATAACTGTAACAGCAAGAATATGCATCCCAGGGTAACCTGGTAGATGCCGGTTGTGGACACCCGGacgttatccaaaaaaaaaaaaaaaaataccctacTATTTAATACGCTTTATTAATTACAATATATGCAGACCCATGAAAGcacaataattttaaattttgaattcttaATTTCATCCTCATAAGATTATTTCAAATTTTCTCTCCTCTTTTATAGAGACTTGGTCAAAAAATTTTGCTTCCCTTGACTAGTAAATAATCTTCTCGTCACAATGTCCCAGAAGGTCAACCCCGAAAAGGGAGGTTGAATCTTCAAATCGTCTCGACCGAATGGTGAATCCAAAATTATATGTAGATGCATAATGCATAAGGATGAGAAATTGGTCAAAATATAGATCAATGGAGTTGCtacaaacatattttttttacTCTTAAGTGAGATCAGAATGTCTATTTAACACTTTACTACTTCGTCAATCTCTAAGCTACATCTAGGTCCAAGAAAAATCCATATTTAATGTTTTGCATTATCAGGTTGGATTTGGGAGTAAAATTATGCAAAAGAGAAGGTACTAACACCCCTTCACACCCATCCGATGGACAATACCTAATTAGCTTAAGATTACCTTTAAAATCAACCGATCAAAACTTAGATTCTTCTATTTTATTTGATTACAAAGTATTTAGTTATTGAATAGATCTACAAAAGATAGAAGCTACCCTCATCTCAGGATCCCTATAGGCATGTGAAGACACAATCCTCAATGTCCCCCCTATAAGTAGTGGTTATTTATCGAGTTCTCTTCAAATTAAATGTTTGATTTACTTTATCTTTATTGGAAGGCCTTGAGAAAGACAAAAATCCCTTTCACTTCTAATTTCTCAAAGGCATACGAAAACATAATCATCAAGTTTAGAGGTTGGTTGGTAGGGTTTCGTCTAGCCAAGGTTGGGTCCTCAACtaccaaaaatttataaacctaactactcccaagttcaatagaacaGTGAGTAAATTGGGTATCGATCCTCAGGAAGTAAAGTGCAATTATCAACCACTTTCAATCTGGTTTCTTATAactttgtgtaaaagaaagtaaaaaggaGAGGTTTTTAAAAGGTTTTTCTATCAATCTATTGAAAACAAGTAAATTATATGTTAGCACTACTACTACAAAGCGAATCTAAGATCATGTATCACGCCTAGACTATCGTTTGGTGCAAGTTATGTTCAATCAACTATCCATCTTAGGCTAACGGTTAAGTGGACCATTCGAGGGCATAGAGTAgtgaaggtgcaccaatcgttcgaAACATGGTCGGGAACTAGGGTATACTCTATCTCAACGATCACGAATCCATCTCGTACATAAAGCGTAGCCTAATCTGCATAGATGACTAAATCCCTAACTAGGCTATCCTATCCCCTAGGGTATCATCAATTTCATAGATGTAAACTTACATGgaaattaaatgaaagcatataaaggaaagaagtaaaggaaagtagttaaatgaaagcaagtaaatcaaagcatgtaaaaTATAATTCCATTGCATTTAAATCGTCTGTCACTAATGACTGGAGCTGCAACCAAATGATCATCTATCTACGAGGCAGCACAAGGATTTCGCAGATTGTCACAGGTCTTTGAAGACCCCTTGCACGAACCAGTAcagtaaattaaataaaagcaTTAAATCCTAATCTAAATGACTCTCAATGGCTTCTTAAGTTTGTCattaacctaagagaggccaaagaggaaccctaagaacatatTTGAAACTACTATCTATACCCAagagggtttacaaggtttgaatttcaaaataggaaagttctgcCAAAATCTCGCAAAGAAGATCGTTgttgtcgaccaagtcgcaccCATGCTTTCTACTAGTCACGCCCTGGTTGAGGCTTGCGGGAAATCATGAATTTGAACTTTAGCATCTTTGACTTGGTCATGCCAATGGGTCTTGCTGGTCGAGCTGCTGGTCGAGACTTGCAAGATCTCTACTTCAATTCAACTTGAGGAACTTGACTTGGTCTCCCTTCAAGGTCTCCTTGACCGAGTACTTGGTCAGGactctcagtatctcgacataaTCACCCATGAGGgtcacttggtcaaaccttgcagtaTTCTTATTTCAGTCTAAATCTTGGAGTCTGCAGCTTGTGACCTAGTTGCCCCTGTGTTTGCTGGTCGCACCATATGGTTGAACAAAGTCTTCTTTCCTTTGATGTATGTTGAGGCTCTAGGGGCTTGGCTGAGCAGCTGCTTTATGCTCTGTGCACTCCAATTACTCCAGTGGCTTCTCATAAAGcttaactcctcggttttaacctatttttcctaatacacgaacaaaccttgcataactctgaaccaaggacttaaatttcggtgaaaatgttaaaattttgacCGAAATTTTGAATATCGAGGGGTCTTGAAAGGAAATTGAGAGACAgattcaattttgaaaaaattcaacCAAAATTTTGAGCTTTTGGCAAATTTCGTTcgaagtttcaaaaattttgattgtttttccaaaattttctaaaaatcaaatggaaaaaaattagaGGGAGGAATTTCAACACTGTTCTAAGTATTCTGagattttattttgcttttcccACGTGCTTGTGCACGTTGTGCAACTCGTGAGTGTATACAATGAAAAGCAAAAATCTCGCAGAGATACTCTGCAAATCCATCATTCAACCCAATAATTCCACCGCTACCACTacataatttatttgtataaatTAACATCATGCAGCATTCGGATACATACCTCAAAGTCTCAAAGTCTTCTTCTTCTATcttcaaacttcaaaaaaaaaaaaaaaaccctagattcCAAATTTTCTGCTGCCTCCCGCCTCCACCTTCGAATTTCAAACTTTGAAAAGCCCTAGCCTTCGGATCCCCTCCTGCTATGACCCTTCGAGCCTCTGCCTCTAGCCTTCGGCTTCACCCTTCACCTCCATCGTCGTTGCACACTCGCAGTCGCAGCTAGCAGCAAGAACTCCAGCTTGCAATCTTCCTTTTT
This window of the Malania oleifera isolate guangnan ecotype guangnan chromosome 6, ASM2987363v1, whole genome shotgun sequence genome carries:
- the LOC131158903 gene encoding aromatic aminotransferase ISS1 isoform X4; protein product: MLTALPLLIPFTFQRQSKSRTQKETLQRRFCRGSRRFWSVTCLLQERREMGSNRMLARRALETDTPVMVQIQQLLRGVKDAMSLAQLHQENKLYKSSVMVTAGANQAFVNLVLTLCDAEDSVIMFAPYYFNAYMSFQMTGITNILVGPGHPKTLHPDADWLEKTLLETKPTPKLVTVVNPGNPSGTYIPVPLLKRISDLCKDAGSWLVVDNTYEYFMYDGLKHSCMEGDHIVNVFSFSKAYGMMGWRVGYIAYPTDVEGLGAQLLKVQDNIPICASIISQRLALYSLETGPEWVTEQVKDLVKNRTLLLEALSPLGNDAVKGGEGAIYLWAKLPEKYRDDFEVVYWLARRHGVVVIPGSASGGPGYIRISFGGLKEDDCRAAAERLRRGLGELVRDGMVQ
- the LOC131158903 gene encoding aromatic aminotransferase ISS1 isoform X3, with translation MLTALPLLIPFTFQRQSKSRTQKETLQRRFCMLSRPNCVSSWNSRGSRRFWSVTCLLQERREMGSNRMLARRALETDTPVMVQIQQLLRGVKDAMSLAQLHQENKLYKSSVMVTAGANQAFVNLVLTLCDAEDSVIMFAPYYFNAYMSFQMTGITNILVGPGHPKTLHPDADWLEKTLLETKPTPKLVTVVNPGNPSGTYIPVPLLKRISDLCKDAGSWLVVDNTYEYFMYDGLKHSCMEGDHIVNVFSFSKAYGMMGWRVGYIAYPTDVEGLGAQLLKVQDNIPICASIISQRLALYSLETGPEWVTEQVKDLVKNRTLLLEALSPLGNDAVKGGEGAIYLWAKLPEKYRDDFEVVYWLARRHGVVVIPGSASGGPGYIRISFGGLKEDDCRAAAERLRRGLGELVRDGMVQ
- the LOC131158903 gene encoding aromatic aminotransferase ISS1 isoform X1, with the translated sequence MLTALPLLIPFTFQRQSKSRTQKETLQRRFCMLSRPNCVSSWNSRGSRRFWSVTCLLQERREMGSNRMLARRALETDTPVMVQIQQLLRGVKDAMSLAQGVVYWQPPKQALDKVKELVWEPSTSRYGADEGLPELREALIKKLHQENKLYKSSVMVTAGANQAFVNLVLTLCDAEDSVIMFAPYYFNAYMSFQMTGITNILVGPGHPKTLHPDADWLEKTLLETKPTPKLVTVVNPGNPSGTYIPVPLLKRISDLCKDAGSWLVVDNTYEYFMYDGLKHSCMEGDHIVNVFSFSKAYGMMGWRVGYIAYPTDVEGLGAQLLKVQDNIPICASIISQRLALYSLETGPEWVTEQVKDLVKNRTLLLEALSPLGNDAVKGGEGAIYLWAKLPEKYRDDFEVVYWLARRHGVVVIPGSASGGPGYIRISFGGLKEDDCRAAAERLRRGLGELVRDGMVQ
- the LOC131158903 gene encoding aromatic aminotransferase ISS1 isoform X2 codes for the protein MLTALPLLIPFTFQRQSKSRTQKETLQRRFCRGSRRFWSVTCLLQERREMGSNRMLARRALETDTPVMVQIQQLLRGVKDAMSLAQGVVYWQPPKQALDKVKELVWEPSTSRYGADEGLPELREALIKKLHQENKLYKSSVMVTAGANQAFVNLVLTLCDAEDSVIMFAPYYFNAYMSFQMTGITNILVGPGHPKTLHPDADWLEKTLLETKPTPKLVTVVNPGNPSGTYIPVPLLKRISDLCKDAGSWLVVDNTYEYFMYDGLKHSCMEGDHIVNVFSFSKAYGMMGWRVGYIAYPTDVEGLGAQLLKVQDNIPICASIISQRLALYSLETGPEWVTEQVKDLVKNRTLLLEALSPLGNDAVKGGEGAIYLWAKLPEKYRDDFEVVYWLARRHGVVVIPGSASGGPGYIRISFGGLKEDDCRAAAERLRRGLGELVRDGMVQ